A stretch of DNA from Vibrio rhizosphaerae:
AAGCGGAATGCATCAAATACGTCATTTCGTCTAACTCAGCATCGTAGTCTTTGCCCATCAACCGAGAATTAATGACCCTGCGCCCCCAAGCATCAGGAGCTGCATCACGCAAGCACGAGAATATAGGCATACCTTGAACTGGCTCCTTAGTACCAGCAGAAAGCGGTAATTCATTTGAGTAAATTGGCTCTGCATCTGGACGCTTCAAGTAAGACTGACCGTACGTAAAATATTGGCCGGTTTCATCAATAGTGAGTCTACCGGCTACCACAGGCTCTGATTGTCCTCTAAGCCATTTCCAAACGAAGCATTGGTTACTAGAAGTCGTCATCTAAAATTACCTTTTTCCTTCTCACTCGATTAGGCAGCAATGCCTCAAATTTCGCATTTGTTTTACGTTTAATAGCAAACTGGTTTTCATCGGGTTCAAATAAGGAAACGCCTAACACCCAAGCAGTTTCGAAGTAGAGTCCGATACTTACAGACGGATCACCCTTAAGAATCTTTATCATCGTGGGCTTAGATACCCCAACTCGTGAACACAGCTCTTCTACAGTGATTTTCTTTTCCTTACGCTGGATTGTAAGCATAGTGGCGAAATGAGTTAGTGCAGCACTAGCAACAGTGCTAACCTGAGTATTTCCCCTTCCCATAGTAAATTACTCTTTACCATAAATTATATAAGGTAAAGAGTAATTTACCAATCTCTGAATGTCAAAGCGATAGGCCAGAAATAAAGGTAGTAAAATATATTTTACTATAAACCAGTTAAGGTAAATTATATTTTACCGTTCAAATGGTCATTGAAATGACAGTAAATGAACAACAGAGATCCAGTCTGAACTCTCTATTGAGTAATTGCTTTAACACACTTCGGGGCAATAATTAGTTGGGATACACGAAGATTGTTCATTTCAAAAGCTACACAGATGTTACATGAGGTTTTTATTTTGCTTTTACTTTATGTATAACTTATTGAAAGTAATGGGTTAAAGTGTTTTATTGCAACCCCTTAACAGGACGTTCGTTAGCTTGCTTAAAATATGTTAGCTCAGGCTGGCTCGAAGATCAGCAATCGTGATAAATAGTCGGTTTTCTGTATCTTTAAATGCGGTAAACCCATATTGTTCATAAAAGTGTTTTGCGCCGTCTTTTGCATCAACGATAACAACAGGAAACGCGACAGTATCACTGGCAGTCAGTAGTTTGCGAAGAGCGTCGATCAATAACCATTCGCCAAAACCTTTCCCTTGAAAATTGGCATCAACAGCTAAACGAGCAATGAGTCCGCCAGACGTTGATGAGTGGTGCTTTTTCTGTAGTTTATCTGGTAAAGCATTTAGATCAATTGGCGTCATGGTTAAAGTGTAAAATCCAATAATTCTGGATTCATCGTTATCATCTTCCAGAATAAAAGTTCTGGTGTTATCTTTCTTTGCTTGCTGACTCGCCATAACTTTCAGATAGTTATTCAGAGCACTGATACCGCAGTCGAATCGGTTTCTGTTATGTTTAGACTTATCAAGGAGTACCGTATTCATTGTTGAGTCTTATCTTCATAACGTTGAGCCGCAGTTTTCAGTTTTGCATTTGATGTAGCCGGACGGTCGAGTGCATCCATCAATAACATAGCGTCAGCTTGGCTAAGCTTTAGTGTTTCTTCGCGTTCGATAACTTGCATTGCTTTTTCAGTAGCGGCGCTGAGAACGAATGAATTAATACTCGGCATACCGGCAATAGCAGCAGCTTTAGCCAGTAAGTCTTGTGTTTCAACATCGACTCGGGCAGTGATGCGAGGTAGTGTTGCCATAAATAATCTCCCTTTGTGCCAAAATGGCACATCGAATTATGGTATCAAATAGCGAGAAAAGCAACCTGTGTGTCACTTTGGCACATAAACCTAACAAATCACATCAATTGACAGGTATTTTGTAACTGAACTCAGCATTAGCTGCTGCTTGTTGTTTGAGATTTATCATGTTGAAGAAATACAACATGGTGGTGCTATCTATGATGTTGATAATATGAGCGTTGTGGCTCCCAAAATCATAAGAGAACCACTATGGAGATAAGCAATGATACCGTTTAAGAACAGCCTCTCAGAGTATACAGAACGCGCATTTACTCAATTTGTTGAACTTATTTGTGATAATGAATGACCTGAGTCGGAAGAAGATAAACTGGTTCGTCATTGTTGATTGTTCGATGAAGTAATACTTCACTTGATCCAATTAACTACAGAACAGGCGTGCAAGACGGCGATATCTCAGAATTCTGAGTATGGCATTGTGTGTCATGCCTCGAAGCTGGAAGCGGAGACAAATCATAGAGGCAAGAAATAAAAAAGAACCGCGTCGCATTTTACCTTTGAGTCGTGCTAAAACGATGATAAACGGTGTTTTTTGCTGAGTGCTTCTTTTATGCTAGCGCTATTCATCCACAACGAGCCTCAATATTGCGATTATGAAAACATCCCTCGACCATCTGCCTGAATATAAACAGCGTGAGCTGGCGGACATCTCAATGATTCTGCGCGATACACTGGAAGATTATCTGCAAAGTAAGCAGGGCAGTAAGCGTGAGTTCCGCATTCTGAAAATTATTCTGTTCGGCAGCCATGCCAAAGGCAGTTGGGTCAAGGATCCGGTCAATGGTTATATCAGCGATTACGATATTCTGGTGATCGTTAATAAAGCCGCCTTGGTGGAGGATTATGTGGTCTGGCAGCCGGCTGAAGAGCAAATTGATCGTAAAGTGAAATCGGCCCCGTTGGGTTTGATTATCCACGATTTAAAGGAAGTGAACGAACGCTTGCAACAGGGTCACTATTTCTTTAAAGATATTCGCGAAGAGGGCATTGAACTGTTTGCCGCGACGCCGAAACCGTTGGCAATGCCGGGGGATTTGACTGAGGAAGAGCTGCGAGAGATAGCCCGTAAGCATTATGAGCAGTGGTTCAGTAGCGCTTCCCATTCACTGAAGAAATTTTATTTTTCCTTGAAGGAGCTGACTTTGAATGAAGCTTCTTTCGATCTTCATCAGGCAACAGAACGTCTTTTGGCCTGTACACTACTCACTTGTACCAACTACTTGCCGAAGTCTCACAATATCGAGAAACTCGGTAATCTGTGCGCACAGATTGATCCGGCCTTTGCTGAGATTTTCCCGATGGACAACAAATTTCACCGCCGTAGTTTCCGGCGTCTGCAACGGGCGTATATTGATGCGCGTTATTCAGCGCACTACGAAATCACCGAAGAAGAGTTGAATTATTTGGTGGCAGAGGTGCAGCGGTTGCAGGCGTTAACCGAACAGGTTTGTCGGGGGAGGATGGGGGATTGAGTGTTGTATTTTGGTTCTCTTAGCCATCGGCTCTCAGGTTTGACGCACAATCAGCGTCAGTGATTTCAGAGGCATTGGTGTTCTGTGCGCCAGTTACTCTTGCCAAGATGCAAGAGTAACCAGAAAATCTTTTTTGTTTGGCTTGGTCACACGCGTTCCAGAACCGGCTTTTACGGGCGTCCTGCCCGGAAAAGCCTAACCATTCATCCTTGAATGGTTTTCTTGGTTGGGTGGTTGATTTGAATAAAGTGAAACATTGAATCAACGAAGCTCAACTGATCGATGTGCTCAGGGTAAAATTCATGGATGAATTTTAAGCTTTTCGTGAGCAGGAGCGAATAAAAGCGACCCTGATTACGCGCACCGAACTCAAAAAGATGCTTTTGGTTCCTTTTGACATCCATCAAAAGGAACTGGGGCGCAGTCGGAGGTGGTAATGAGATCGGAGAAAGTCATTGCGCACCAAACACCTGCATCACAAGTTTTATCTTCCTAGCCTCCGGCTCTCAGATTTGACGCACAATTGCGTTCCTCAATTTCAGAAACTATGGTGCCCAGTGCGCCAGTTACTCTTGCCAAGATGCAAGAGTAACCAGAAAATCTTTTTTGTTGGGCTTTGGGCGTTAGCTTCTTAACTCACATGACTTGTTCGTTGAGTTAACCAAGCGGACCAAAATAAGCTGGAAAAAAACTGCTCAGCTTCAATGAACCCCGATTCTTCAAGAAGCTTGACTGCTGCTTCATTTGACATAATAGGATCTGCGCCTTTAAGTATTTTCGCCTGCTTACTTTCAACTTCTTCCGGTGAAGCTCCATTTATTCGCCAAAGCTCTCCCCAAGCTTTTAAAAATTGGGGCTTGCTTGCATATGGAAAACGATTTCCAGCCATAATAAAAGGGGCTTTTGGCTTAAGTTTTGCTGCTATATCACTGAGAATCTTTTTCTTTTCATTTATACCGTTTAGGTGGTGTATTACTCCGATTAACATAGCCGCATCAAATTTTTCAATGGTTTCTAGTTCTCTTAAATAGCCCAAATGAAATCTCGTTCTGCTAGTTAGCCCCGCTTTTTCTACTGCATCTATAGAAAGTTGTAACATTGATTCAGAAGGATCTACTGCAGTAAACTTCCATTTTGCCCCTAATTTAGATGCGGCTATAATTTCTTGGGCAGTACCTCCTGCACCAACGACGAGAATATTTGCATCGTTTTCAGCGCCGATAATTGCAGAGAGTAGGCACGCGGACAGGTCGTGACATGCGTCATAACCCGCCAATCCTATTCGGCTTTGAACTGCGTATTCACTTGCTCGCTCGTTATCAAATTTTCTTGCTGACTCGGTCATATGATGAACATCCTTGGTTTAATGAAGCTAACGTCTAATTTAATGGTACATAAACACCACGATTACAAAAAATAAGCGACTTACAACACCAAGAGTACCAGATGTTATATTCATCCATTGAAATTTCTTTCAAACCCTCCCCGTATCAAAGAAGAATTTACAATCTTTCAGGCCAATTTGGGCCTTAATCTTCATCCATACCTTGTTGAAGGTATAAGGGAGTCCATATATTAAACAGCAACATGGCCTAATTGACCCAAATAGTTAATTCGGCTCGATATCCATTCAGCTATTTTCTCTACGTGTTCTTGCGGCATAAAACTATGACGGTAGATATCAAGAATGGCATCTTGCTTGGCACACAAATCTTTAATCATTTTGGTCGCCAGCTTAGGGTTGAGGCCAATATTTTGTGCGAAGATGAGAAAGTCATAGCCGGTGTAGGTACAATGTGACTGATAGCCACTGGTATTGCCATTATCGCCTTCTTCACTAGCGAGCAGAGGTAATGCTAATGGGTTCTCGTTTGCGATGTAGCCTGGATAAGGTGCTATAGATACGTAATCATAGATTGGCGCTAGCCGAATGGCCTCTTGTTCCGGTAGCAGCACACCCATATTTCTAAGGTGCAGGTCATTATTCCCGAGAAAGTAGGCTACGAGTATTCGGTTAAATAACTCTTTCTTAAAGTTTAAGCTGCTGTCTACTTTATTCATTAAGAACTTACAGGCTTGCTCGTAGCTAACGTATCTCTCAGTATCGCCTTTTGTCTTCCCGTACTTGTCACGCACGTCCATTGCGGCATCCAATTGCTCTTGATGAATCGCTTCTTCACCTGCTTTTAAGCGGTCATAGCGCCTAATAATAAATGCGAGTTCACCTGCTTCATTCTGATCATGAAATCGAACTAATCCAAATGGAGGAGTGTCGAAACCGAGGAATTTCATGACTAACATTGTCGCGTGCTCGTTTTCGGCAAGATGAGGAAATTCTTCTGGTGAGGGCTTGAGAATAAATAGCGCTTTATCCGCTACTACCCCTAGCTGATTATCTTCATTGATCGCAAGAGAAAGCTTTGGCTGATAACCGGAAATACTCATGCCTTTTTGTTTCTTTGGCAACTCATTAACAAACTCAGCACGCGAAAAAGGTAATTGAATCTGGAATCTATTCGAACCTAGTAGGGTTTTGATTTCCCCTTTTTTGTACTCGACTTGTTCTCTATTTTGTTCATTGAGCTCATCGAGGCTAATAAGGCTTCTATTGCTCGGATACATGGTCTTCTAATCTCAACAGTTGGACAGCACCAAGTAAATTTTTGCCGTTGGACAAAAGCATACCTAGCGGATCGTTCTCATCAATTTTTTGTAGTTCTGAGTAGCGCTTCTTCAGCCATCCTTCGGGTGCAAGACTCTGGAAAAAAGGGTGTAGCGCTTTACTCTCAAATGGCCCATCTTCTAGGGGCATACTCAGCGATAAGCTACGACCTTTGTAGCTAGGTTCGTATTCGAATGTAAAGCCTTGTTCATTTTGAGACAAAACACCGCAAAACTTTCCGTACAAAAGAACTTTTACTTTTCGATCCATATTTTCATTCCGAGTTCGTTAGCAACGGTTAAAAAGTTCTCTAGTGAAGTCTTACTTGGGTCTTTAAGCATTCGTTTTATCGTTGATCTAGAAATATCCGTCTGCAATTCAAGGTCTTCTAATGAGATAGCTTTCTTTCGTGACTGCATATCATCAATCAGAGTGTCCGTCTCGTAAATTGAGTAACTTGAAATAGGGCGGTTGCTTGAGGCTTCAACATTGCTAAGCATTGCTTCGAAAACTTCGTGAATTTCGGACTCAAGTTTACTTGTAAGATTTCGAAGTTGTAGCACTTTAGGATTCATATTGTTGCCTCTGATGTATCAAATATGAGCCGTATATCGATTTTGTGTAAATATAAGCTCAAAAATAGGCCTTGTAAACCATTGATATGTCATTTTTGACCTTTATACAGTTTTTGGGATTGTAATGGCTCATATTTGAACTTCTAATGCGATTCAATTTGAAAAATTGGAAATTTTATCATCGAGGTATGTGCGTCTACCCTGAAAAAGCATCCGGGGGCGCTTTCAGAGATGCCATTGAAGTTGGGGAAAGTCATTGCGTCCCAAACAACAGACTCACCGTTTATTTCCCCAACCCCGACATCATTCGCCCCCAGAAAATCTACTCATCCACCACCACAATCACGATGAGCTCCCTTGGCCCGTGTGCGCCATAAGCCAGTGTCTGCTGGATATCCGCGGTTTTTGATGGGCCGGAGACTAAAACCACGTTGGTTGGCATCTGTTGGTGCCACTGCTGCGCGATCATCAGCTCCGAGAAACTGTTAAACAGCGTTGATTGACGGATCACGGCTACGTGGCATGGTGGCACCAGTGATAACGTGCGTGGCTGATGGTTATCCGGCCAGAGCACCAGCGCACCGGTATCGGCAATTCCGGCTCGTGCATCGGTCAGCCCGACATCAATGGTGGTGAATAAATCATCTTTCCACTGTTCGATGGTTTGCTGATATTCGGTGATCAGGATGGTTGCCAGCCCTTGGTAAAAATCCTGATGCCATTGTCCGCCGGTGCCGATCGCCGCATGTTGCCAGCCACGTTCTGCGCATAATTGCTCAAGAGTTGCCGTCAGTTGCTGCCGCTCGATAGGGAATACCTGCGCATGGTTGGACTCTAATGCGCTCTGGAAATGGGTCAGCTTTTCCTCGCGACTGAAGTCGTTGGGATGGAAATGCCGGGCAAGTTCTGCCGAGCCATTTTCCAGCGGTGCGGGCTGGGCGGCCTTGAGCCGGTTGAAAATCTGCTGTCTGGCGTTGTTCATGACGACTTACCTCCTTTCTGTGGCTGGTTGGCTCGTTCCTTCATCAATTGATGTAAGGTTTTGGCAGCCGGTTTCGGCGCGGTCCGGCATTGCGTCCACGGACCCAGTTTGGCCGGGATCAAATGGCGCATCTGTCCGGCAAGGCGAGTGCCGATTCGGTAAATGGTCGGGTGGGTCGCCGAATACGCAAAACTGCGCATTGCCAGTTTTTCGGTGGGTTTGTACGCCGACTTCTGGCCGCGCATGGCTTCAAGGCCGGGTTTCGGCGCGTGTTTTGCTTCACGACGCAGGCGCAATAACATGTCGGGAATCGGAATCCGAACCGGGCAGACTTCGCCACAAGCACCGCACAAACTGGAGGCGGTGACCAGATCTTGGGTTGCTTCGAGCCCCATCAGATGCGGGGAAATAATTTTGCCAATCGGACCGGGATAAACCGTGCCGTAGGCATGGCCGCCAATGCGGGTGTAAACCGGACAGTGGTTCATACAGGCACCGCAGCGGATGCATTGCAGCGTTTTGCGTAGCTCTTCATCCCGATAGGCTTGGCTGCGCCCGTTGTCGAGCAGCACCAGATGGACTTCTTGCGGACCGTCTTTCTCACCGGCCTGACGGGGGGAGGTGATCATGTTGAAATAGGTCGTAATCGCCTGACCGGTAGCCGAGCGGGTCAGGGCACTGAATAACGGTGGCACGTCGGTGAGAAATTCCACCACTTTTTCGATCCCGGTGATGGCGATATGGACGTTCGGCACGGTAGTGGACATTCGGCCGTTACCCTCATTTTCCACCAGACACAGAGTGCCGGTTTCAGCGACCGCAAAATTGACACCGGATAAACCGATATCTGCAGTGCGGAACTTTTCCCGCAGCTCGGTACGCCCGGTCTGAATTAAGCGATCCACATCGAGAGTCGGCTGAAAACCGGAGAGGTTATCGCGGAACGTGTCACTGACTTCCTGCTTATTCTTGTGAATCGCGGGCATGATGATATGTGAGGGCTTGTCACCATCGAGCTGAATGATGTACTCACCCATATCACTTTCCAGACAGGTCACGCCGTGCTTGGCCATTTCATGATTGAGTTCAATCTCTTCACTGACCATCGATTTACCCTTGACCATCAGTGACGCCTGATGCTGCGCAGCAATCCCGGCGATAATGGTATTGGCCTGTGCCGCATTGTCGGCCCAATGCACCTGAATACCGTTGTTCTGACAATTGGCTTCCAGTTGTTCCAAGAGTTGCGGCAGTTTACTCAGGCAGCGCTGACGAATCGCTTCCGCCAGATCCCGGGTCTGTTTTTCTTCCTGCGGGTCGGCAAAGGCGGCTTTGCGTTTATCTTTGAGGTAGTCCATCGCACCGCGAAAATTGGCGCGTAGCTGTGGGTCACCCAGTGCCGTTTTGGCCTGTGCATGAAATTGTTGCGGAGAGTCACTCATGAGGATTGCTCCTGTGTCGGCTCAGTGGTGGTTCTTTCCAGTAAGAAGCTCGCCAGATGACGCCCCTGTAGCGTGGCCGGATCGCCTTGCTGATGCTGAAAATCCAGTGCGCCATTGATATTGAGCAGACAGCCCCAGTCGGCACTGACCAGATGATCGGCTTGGGTGGCTTTGATGTGACGGGTTTTATCTTCCACCATCGCTTGAGAAATGTTCGGATGACGCACAGAGAATGTCCCGCCGAAGCCACAACATTCGCTTTCGTAGTCTTGGATTTTCAGCTCAACATGCTCAAGCTGGTTGAGCAGTTGGGTGGCGGTGACATGGACATTCATCTCTCGCCGGGCGGCACAGGAGGTGTGCATCACCACGGAGGTTGCCGGGCCGTGATCCTGCAACTTGACGCGACAGACATGCACCAGAAACTCGGTGAATTCAAACACCCGGTCACAAAAGCGATTGACCATACTTTCCTGTTCGCTGCCTGCAAACAGGCGACGATAATGGTGATGCATCATGCCTCCGCAAGAGCCGGAGAGCACAATCACCGGATAAGGTTCGGGAAACAGTGCGATTTGACTCAGCGCTACGGATTGCGCTTCATCATCATAGCCGGAAGAATAGGCCGGTTGGCCACAACAGGTCTGTTTTGCAACATAAATCACCTCGATGTTTTGCTGCTTAAGCAGGGTGATGGCATCGAGGCCCGCATTGGGGTCGAACAGATCCACCAGACAAGTCGCGTAGAAATAGACTTTGTCTGGTTTCGCTGGGTAAATTCTCATAAGGTTCTCCAGTGAATGCATGAGTAAATAAGGCCATCACCCTCAAAGAAACACGACGTTGGGGGAGTGTCGGTTGGGAAGAAGAGTGATGGCCAATGGGTAATTTTTATCGTTAACTGTCCGTCAGTTTGTTCTATTTCATCAGCGCGTCTGTGGCATGAAAGCCATAAATCACCAGCAATCCGATCAATCCGGTTACGACGAGATAATAGGCCGTTGGGATAATGGTCTTGCGCAAGGTTGCGCCTTCTCTGCCCAACAGGCCGACAGTCGCTGATGCTGCCACGACGTTGTGAATTGCAATCATGTTGCCCGCAGCCGCCCCGACGGCCTGCAAAGCAATCACAATCACGCTTGAAACCGAGAGTGTGTGCGCCACTTCAAACTGAAACTGACTGAACATCATATTTGAGACGGTATTTGAACCGGCGATAAAAGCACCGAGCGCGCCGACTGTGGCACTTAAAGCCGGAAACGCATTGCCGACCAGCCCGGCAGCGAAATCAGCGGTCGTGACCGGCATACTCGCAAGGTCAGCACCGTTGACGCCGGAGTTGATAAAGATCCGCACCATCGGGATGGTAAAGACCAGTACAAATCCGGCTCCGACCAGTGTTTTACTTGATTCACCGAGTGCGCGGATCATCGGGGCCGGATGTCTGGCCTGAATCAAAACGGCAAGCAGTGCCACGAATACCAGAATGCCTCCGGGTAAATACAAAGGCTGGAATGCGGTGCTGACACCGGCTTCGCCGAGAATATTGCTAAACGAGAGATTGAGGCTCTGTAATAGCGCTTTAAAGGCAGGGCTGACCCGGCTGGCGACCAGAATTACCGCAAGCAACAGGTAAGGTGTCCATGCCAGAGTGAGGCTCATCGGATTCGAGCGGATGCTGTTCAGATCCATTTTCAGCGAGCCGAGCCATTCGCCAGGCCATTCTTGCTCAGGGCGGAAATCCCAGACTGTGCGCGGCACGAGGAAGCCTTTTTTCGCCGCAGTGACCACCACCGCGAGTCCGACTAACCCACCGATCAGCGAGGGGAATTCAGGGCCGAGCAGTGCACCGGTCAGCGCGTAAGGGACAGTGAAAGCCAGTCCGGCAAACAGGGCGAATGGCAGAATGTCTAATCCTTCCGTCCAGCTTTTATTTTTGCCAAAAAAGCGCGTCAACATCATTGCCATCAGTACCGGCATCAGGGTGCCGACTGTGGCATGGATCAGTGCCACACTGGTGGTAATCTGCTGTAGATAGCTCTCCCAGCTGGAACCGTGCGCTGTCAGAAGCTGGCTGATATTGTGGCTGTCGAGCCCTTTACTGACACCGACCAGAATCGGGGTGCCGACCGCACCGAAAGACACGGGGGTCGATTGAATCATCATCCCCATCAGCACCGCTGCCAATGCCGGAAAACCAATCGCAACCAGCAGTGGTGCGGCAATGGCCGCAGGTGTGCCGAAGCCCGATGCCCCTTCAATAAATGACCCGAAGCACCAGGCAATAATAATGGTCTGAATGCGTCGATCCGGAGAGATAT
This window harbors:
- a CDS encoding helix-turn-helix transcriptional regulator, translating into MGRGNTQVSTVASAALTHFATMLTIQRKEKKITVEELCSRVGVSKPTMIKILKGDPSVSIGLYFETAWVLGVSLFEPDENQFAIKRKTNAKFEALLPNRVRRKKVILDDDF
- a CDS encoding GNAT family N-acetyltransferase gives rise to the protein MNTVLLDKSKHNRNRFDCGISALNNYLKVMASQQAKKDNTRTFILEDDNDESRIIGFYTLTMTPIDLNALPDKLQKKHHSSTSGGLIARLAVDANFQGKGFGEWLLIDALRKLLTASDTVAFPVVIVDAKDGAKHFYEQYGFTAFKDTENRLFITIADLRASLS
- a CDS encoding type II toxin-antitoxin system TacA family antitoxin, with translation MATLPRITARVDVETQDLLAKAAAIAGMPSINSFVLSAATEKAMQVIEREETLKLSQADAMLLMDALDRPATSNAKLKTAAQRYEDKTQQ
- a CDS encoding HEPN domain-containing protein, with amino-acid sequence MKTSLDHLPEYKQRELADISMILRDTLEDYLQSKQGSKREFRILKIILFGSHAKGSWVKDPVNGYISDYDILVIVNKAALVEDYVVWQPAEEQIDRKVKSAPLGLIIHDLKEVNERLQQGHYFFKDIREEGIELFAATPKPLAMPGDLTEEELREIARKHYEQWFSSASHSLKKFYFSLKELTLNEASFDLHQATERLLACTLLTCTNYLPKSHNIEKLGNLCAQIDPAFAEIFPMDNKFHRRSFRRLQRAYIDARYSAHYEITEEELNYLVAEVQRLQALTEQVCRGRMGD
- a CDS encoding SAM-dependent methyltransferase, which gives rise to MTESARKFDNERASEYAVQSRIGLAGYDACHDLSACLLSAIIGAENDANILVVGAGGTAQEIIAASKLGAKWKFTAVDPSESMLQLSIDAVEKAGLTSRTRFHLGYLRELETIEKFDAAMLIGVIHHLNGINEKKKILSDIAAKLKPKAPFIMAGNRFPYASKPQFLKAWGELWRINGASPEEVESKQAKILKGADPIMSNEAAVKLLEESGFIEAEQFFSSLFWSAWLTQRTSHVS
- a CDS encoding type II toxin-antitoxin system HipA family toxin — encoded protein: MYPSNRSLISLDELNEQNREQVEYKKGEIKTLLGSNRFQIQLPFSRAEFVNELPKKQKGMSISGYQPKLSLAINEDNQLGVVADKALFILKPSPEEFPHLAENEHATMLVMKFLGFDTPPFGLVRFHDQNEAGELAFIIRRYDRLKAGEEAIHQEQLDAAMDVRDKYGKTKGDTERYVSYEQACKFLMNKVDSSLNFKKELFNRILVAYFLGNNDLHLRNMGVLLPEQEAIRLAPIYDYVSIAPYPGYIANENPLALPLLASEEGDNGNTSGYQSHCTYTGYDFLIFAQNIGLNPKLATKMIKDLCAKQDAILDIYRHSFMPQEHVEKIAEWISSRINYLGQLGHVAV
- a CDS encoding HipA N-terminal domain-containing protein, translated to MDRKVKVLLYGKFCGVLSQNEQGFTFEYEPSYKGRSLSLSMPLEDGPFESKALHPFFQSLAPEGWLKKRYSELQKIDENDPLGMLLSNGKNLLGAVQLLRLEDHVSEQ
- a CDS encoding helix-turn-helix domain-containing protein, whose amino-acid sequence is MNPKVLQLRNLTSKLESEIHEVFEAMLSNVEASSNRPISSYSIYETDTLIDDMQSRKKAISLEDLELQTDISRSTIKRMLKDPSKTSLENFLTVANELGMKIWIEK
- a CDS encoding LutC/YkgG family protein, which encodes MNNARQQIFNRLKAAQPAPLENGSAELARHFHPNDFSREEKLTHFQSALESNHAQVFPIERQQLTATLEQLCAERGWQHAAIGTGGQWHQDFYQGLATILITEYQQTIEQWKDDLFTTIDVGLTDARAGIADTGALVLWPDNHQPRTLSLVPPCHVAVIRQSTLFNSFSELMIAQQWHQQMPTNVVLVSGPSKTADIQQTLAYGAHGPRELIVIVVVDE
- a CDS encoding LutB/LldF family L-lactate oxidation iron-sulfur protein translates to MSDSPQQFHAQAKTALGDPQLRANFRGAMDYLKDKRKAAFADPQEEKQTRDLAEAIRQRCLSKLPQLLEQLEANCQNNGIQVHWADNAAQANTIIAGIAAQHQASLMVKGKSMVSEEIELNHEMAKHGVTCLESDMGEYIIQLDGDKPSHIIMPAIHKNKQEVSDTFRDNLSGFQPTLDVDRLIQTGRTELREKFRTADIGLSGVNFAVAETGTLCLVENEGNGRMSTTVPNVHIAITGIEKVVEFLTDVPPLFSALTRSATGQAITTYFNMITSPRQAGEKDGPQEVHLVLLDNGRSQAYRDEELRKTLQCIRCGACMNHCPVYTRIGGHAYGTVYPGPIGKIISPHLMGLEATQDLVTASSLCGACGEVCPVRIPIPDMLLRLRREAKHAPKPGLEAMRGQKSAYKPTEKLAMRSFAYSATHPTIYRIGTRLAGQMRHLIPAKLGPWTQCRTAPKPAAKTLHQLMKERANQPQKGGKSS
- a CDS encoding (Fe-S)-binding protein gives rise to the protein MRIYPAKPDKVYFYATCLVDLFDPNAGLDAITLLKQQNIEVIYVAKQTCCGQPAYSSGYDDEAQSVALSQIALFPEPYPVIVLSGSCGGMMHHHYRRLFAGSEQESMVNRFCDRVFEFTEFLVHVCRVKLQDHGPATSVVMHTSCAARREMNVHVTATQLLNQLEHVELKIQDYESECCGFGGTFSVRHPNISQAMVEDKTRHIKATQADHLVSADWGCLLNINGALDFQHQQGDPATLQGRHLASFLLERTTTEPTQEQSS
- a CDS encoding L-lactate permease translates to MSETLFALLAFSPIVVAAILLVGLNWPAKKAMPIAFGLTVVIALFVWDMSANRVLASVLQGLGITVSVLWIVFGAIFLLNTLKHSGAITVIRNGFTDISPDRRIQTIIIAWCFGSFIEGASGFGTPAAIAAPLLVAIGFPALAAVLMGMMIQSTPVSFGAVGTPILVGVSKGLDSHNISQLLTAHGSSWESYLQQITTSVALIHATVGTLMPVLMAMMLTRFFGKNKSWTEGLDILPFALFAGLAFTVPYALTGALLGPEFPSLIGGLVGLAVVVTAAKKGFLVPRTVWDFRPEQEWPGEWLGSLKMDLNSIRSNPMSLTLAWTPYLLLAVILVASRVSPAFKALLQSLNLSFSNILGEAGVSTAFQPLYLPGGILVFVALLAVLIQARHPAPMIRALGESSKTLVGAGFVLVFTIPMVRIFINSGVNGADLASMPVTTADFAAGLVGNAFPALSATVGALGAFIAGSNTVSNMMFSQFQFEVAHTLSVSSVIVIALQAVGAAAGNMIAIHNVVAASATVGLLGREGATLRKTIIPTAYYLVVTGLIGLLVIYGFHATDALMK